From a region of the Arachis ipaensis cultivar K30076 chromosome B09, Araip1.1, whole genome shotgun sequence genome:
- the LOC107615078 gene encoding uncharacterized protein LOC107615078 encodes MPEASVNIPDPIDFMAALGNMAAAMQATAEALGNQINNGNNGNNCDNGLMTLSSFLKVHPPTFRGTSNPTDADNWIQAIERALQAQQVPDEQWVEFRTYQLHGEAQHWWQGMRRILQPDGIVISWELFREEFYKKYFPISVRNAKELEVLQLKQGQMTITEYTSKFEELCRFSCICQGTPEDFTEWKCIKYEGGIRSDIQTFVAPMQIRVFSELVNRSRVAEDCIRRAAVEKGSLRMPFQRTTGRNFAPRDRQFKRGGFVPQNNQGQGNSRRLNTSANQGRRQGKQPQQDMSCHRCGKYHSGPCRFGTEVCYSCGQPGHLASSCPEKKRYETGRVQ; translated from the coding sequence CCTATAGACTTCATGGCTGCATTGGGCAATATGGCAGCAGCTATGCAAGCGACAGCTGAAGCCCTGGGAAACCAAATTAATAATGGGAACAATGGTAATAATTGTGATAATGGTCTAATGACGCTCTCTTCCTTTTTGAAGGTTCACCCTCCAACTTTCAGAGGGACCTCGAATCCGACCGATGCTGATAACTGGATACAGGCCATTGAGCGAGCATTACAAGCTCAACAGGTTCCGGATGAACAATGGGTTGAGTTTAGAACCTACCAGTTGCATGGTGAAGCTCAGCACTGGTGGCAGGGCATGAGGCGCATTCTGCAGCCTGATGGGATTGTGATCTCTTGGGAGTTATTCCGAGAGGAATTCTATAAGAAATATTTCCCCATCTCAGTCAGAAATGCCAAAGAGCTCGAAGTGCTTCAACTTAAACAGGGCCAGATGACTATTACTGAGTACACCAGTAAGTTTGAGGAATTGTGCCGGTTCTCATGCATCTGTCAGGGAACTCCTGAGGACTTTACTGAGTGGAAGTGTATAAAGTATGAAGGAGGCATTAGGAGTGACATTCAGACCTTTGTGGCGCCTATGCAGATTCGAGTGTTTTCTGAGCTGGTGAATAGGAGCAGGGTGGCGGAGGATTGTATTAGAAGGGCTGCAGTAGAAAAAGGGAGTTTGAGGATGCCATTCCAGAGGACCACAGGGAGAAACTTTGCACCCAGAGACAGACAGTTCAAGCGTGGTGGCTTTGTCCCTCAGAACAATCAGGGGCAAGGCAACTCCAGGAGGCTTAATACTAGTGCTAATCAGGGAAGGAGACAGGGAAAGCAGCCACAGCAGGATATGAGTTGCCACAGATGTGGGAAGTATCATTCAGGACCATGCAGGTTTGGGACTGAAGTCTGTTACTCCTGTGGGCAGCCGGGACACTTGGCTAGTAGTTGCCCAGAGAAGAAGAGGTATGAGACAGGCAGAGTGCAGTAA